In the genome of Anthonomus grandis grandis chromosome 15, icAntGran1.3, whole genome shotgun sequence, the window CGGGGAGAGAGAATTAGCTTGTTTTAGGCCACCCGACACCTCAAACGAATCTGACATTATCTCACCAACTTTTACTCACTTactttttggaaattaattgctCTATCATTGCGTCCCATAGATTAACTCTTGGTTACCATATGTTTGTCTAAAgtcgataaatatttaatgatttaccctataaaattaacatttccaGCATGTTTCTAAAATTTGCCTTATTGTAAATATCTGATCGACAGTACCTTTTAGTAGCATTATCTTACAGAATCCTCCCTGGTGGTCCCTCAGGCCTGACTCTACGATGAGTTTAAAGCGTTCTAACTGTATGTTTGCAAGGATCTTATATGTTGTGTATATTAAGGATGACAAAACCTCTACAGTCTGTTATATCTTCGTTTCTATTGTTCTCTTCTGGTGTTTTTTCCTGACTCTGATAATGAATAATTGCCTCAAAGAAGtcaaatatcgaaaattttttaataaaaaagaaaaaattcctaattaatAGAGTATAGGAGAGCATAGATATAACCCTCCTATTGTTAGTAACAGCTCGACATCTGTTTGGCATGCTCCTAATGAAATTGGCAATACCGTTTTGCTCAATTTGTAGCCATTGCTCTTGCATATACAGTTTAAAAACTCTAAGTTTCCTTGTCTGGGACACTAATCCTTTATTTAAGACACACCTTTTTGACATATCTCAAACGTGATCGATAGGATTTAAATCAGGGTATTGTATTGCGCAAGTCATGGCAATACATGAATATAGTGCTGCTCCAAAAAGTTTCGAGTTATTACAACATGCGGACGTGCCTTGTAGTGCATAAATACAAAATCTTTACAAAATTCGGTAGGGCGTAGTTGAACAATGGGTTCCATTTAGTCCGAATACCCAAGGATTTCCAACACAAACTATCAAAGTTCTGTCCTGGTACCTGTTAACTTTTTAAACGTTTTGCAAACAAAACCCGTTACCAGGTATTCGCCACATCCTCAGTCTTCTTTAATCAGGACTTAAACCAAACCCTGAGTCATCACTAAAAAGAATTCATACTCTTGCCAATTCTGATGTTCTCCTAATTTCCTCGGGCAATTTCCACGGTATAATAATATAGCTCTAACGGGACGTTTGgcgtaaatattattttcaagtaaCCTATTTCTTATTGTTTGAACACTATCACTAATTCCATGATATATTTGAAGCTGACTTGTTAGCTGGTTAGTAGTATTATTGAGGTTTCGTAATGCCTGAAAGCGAATAAACCTATCATGTATAGGTTCCTTTGCTCTTGTTTAACTCAATATATTTTTCTCTCACATCACCACGTTCCCGGAGTTTATAGTAGTACCCGAGGATAGTTTCGATAGGAACTATAATAAAAAGGTTACATTCTTCAAATCTAAGGGCAGGAAACCCTTAACATGTGCCTAGACTTATACCTAAACATAGAGCAAGTATCCGCAGGGGTCCAGGTAAATTGGAACAACCTATTCTTGTGGGGCAAGTTATTCCTTATCAAAGAGAACCAACCCCTGATGTTTTGGGGGATTGAATGTATTGTCAATAACAGGTGCCATATACATTATTGAAGCAATTATTCTTTGCGTAACGAATTTGGCaataatatcatttttcaaGACGATAATGCCAGACCACATCGCACGCAAAGGGTAGAAAACTTGTTAAGGCAAGATAATATCCAGATAATAACCTGGCAGCAAACTCTCCAGACATGAATCCCATTGAGCATGTAAAGGATTATCCCGGTAGATCAATATCCAATCGGGACAATCCTCCTTTGACGCTTCAGGGCTTAAGGGTAGCTGTTCAAGAAAAGTGGAATATGCCAGAgaactttattaataacttGATTTGTGGAATACCGAGACGTACTGGTCTAtcgattgaaaaaaaaaggcaataattcattattaaaattgtattttttgtgcCGCTTccatttttaactttaaatattttattttaagtttttattttcaacgcaTTGTTCTGCCTTATTTCGAAaacaaatcattattttttaccttatgGTTAtcgaatataaaataaagtacaATATATttcgtttatttcttttaaatatcctGGGGAGCCAAGACTTTTGAAGATTGTTTGCTTTGATTTCATTGTTGAGGTACGCCAACATCCTGTACAAAATTCCCAGGAACGGTTAAACGGGTTGCCTATAAACAGCGGCATTCTCTACTCAATATAGGCAAGCCGCAAcccatttccttttttttttaaattacatttacgTGATACGCATCCGGAGCCACTACCTACTTTTGACATTTGCCTTGACACAAAACGTAAcctcaaaatttatttaacttcaAATCAAAATCCAAGGAAAGTtctaaataaaaactgaaatttctaGATTGTTCCCAAACAAGCAAAACTTGAACTATTTACGTTCAGAGACCAGAAGTTTTGAAAGCTGAGCTGAACACGAAGCGAAATATAAACGTTCTAAAAGCAAACAAaccttgatttatttaaattgactGCCATAACTTTCTTGGTAAGTCTACTGTCTCTTAAAAAGAAACACTTTGAAGccaattttataacattttcctAACgagacatttatttttatctttcagTCATGTCTGAACAGTGTTACAACCGAGGTTGTGGTCAAAAATTTGATCCAAAAGCGAACACAGAAGAGTCCTGCAGGCATCATCCAGGAGCCCCCTTCTTCCATGACGCGTACAAAGGGTGGTCGTGTTGTAACAAGAAGTGCACAGACtttactgaatttttaaattttaaaggatGCACCCTCTCAAAACATTCAAATATCAAACCACCTGAGCCAGAAAAGCCTGTTGCAAAAGACATTCCTGATGTCGAGGAAGTTAAACCAAAACATATTGAGGTACCTATTTTAGTCAGGCCGCCATTTAATAGTGAAATGAATGTTATGGTGCCAGAAATTGCACCCAGTTTAAAATCTCAAATAGATAAAATTGAGAAACCTTTTAAAGCTAATGAACTAAACAGTGATGAGATTGCCATAGGGACCAGTTGCAAAAATGGTGGATGCACAGCATCTTATGAAGGCCCTACAAGTAATGATGCCTTATGTCTTCACCATCCAGGAGTCCCAATATTTCATGAAGGGCTGAAATATTGGTCCTGCTGTCAAAGAAAAACCACTGATTTCAACTCTTTTTTGAGCCAAGAAGGTTGCAGAGAAGGGGCTCATGTATGGAAAAAAGACACCGAAGAAGACAAAGTTGAATGCAGGTGGGACTACCATCAAACAGGGCCTTATGTAGTAGTTTCAATATATGCCAAGATGTACAGCCCACAGAATAGTGTGATTAAACTAAACCCAATAAGGATGTACTGTAATCTTGTGTTTCCTCAGCAAAATAATGCAACTTTCTTGTTAGATGTTGAATTGGCAGGTGTCATTGATGTAGCAGCCAGTAAAGTGACAATGTATGGCACAAAAGTTgaaataaagctgaaaaaagCCGAGGCAGGCAGTTGGCCCAAATTGGAAACTAGAATAGTCAAAACTGAAGAGGTGCCAAAGAAAAAGGTTGAGCCTGAGATGCCCAAAATTGAAGCTGTTGATCTGAGTGACTTATAGTGAAGCGTAAAAGGTTTAAAGTTGATATGAtggtctattttttaattaaatagtagTAGCTTAATTTCTTGCAATTTCCTTGCTAACTTAATTtgataataaagcatgtttGATATACAAGAACATGgaggtttttgttttattcactTTATATagaagataatttttaaatggaatgttaTCAAATTACTTGAAGAATTTGGTTTTTatgaaaagaatttaaaataaaaaattgaatcttATAAGAAAAACGAGAAAATGAGCTTTgatttattgaaataagtgcAATAGATAACAACAGTTATTCCACACtgaatgtttttgaaaatttacaggttttatttaaaaaaataattttctcaatttgcaaaaaataaatatttttgaagctgaaaagtaaatttaaaattcactttttatgaGGGTTGGttatttattacatatgtaacattgtaactttttttgaaaatctcttGGATGGATATTTAAAGagttgaattattttaatttaatatttaatttactatgagcttttaaaatgttgatttacaatatcattaacaaaagactgtttctttaatttattataaggaGTAATTTTGAGGAATAAAAGGTTAGgtttacgatttttttaagattttttaattttttagcataGGCCCACATAGCATGCGATAGCATGTATATATATACCTATAGCAAGTCCAGaaagtgcaaaaaattaaagtgtATGTTCTATGTATATGCAGTTATTtaaagttataagacgcttatttagctgtaactagattgaaattattaggtccagtggcgtgtcagtgggcaccatatgct includes:
- the LOC126744847 gene encoding cysteine and histidine-rich domain-containing protein morgana — protein: MSEQCYNRGCGQKFDPKANTEESCRHHPGAPFFHDAYKGWSCCNKKCTDFTEFLNFKGCTLSKHSNIKPPEPEKPVAKDIPDVEEVKPKHIEVPILVRPPFNSEMNVMVPEIAPSLKSQIDKIEKPFKANELNSDEIAIGTSCKNGGCTASYEGPTSNDALCLHHPGVPIFHEGLKYWSCCQRKTTDFNSFLSQEGCREGAHVWKKDTEEDKVECRWDYHQTGPYVVVSIYAKMYSPQNSVIKLNPIRMYCNLVFPQQNNATFLLDVELAGVIDVAASKVTMYGTKVEIKLKKAEAGSWPKLETRIVKTEEVPKKKVEPEMPKIEAVDLSDL